Proteins from one Neodiprion fabricii isolate iyNeoFabr1 chromosome 5, iyNeoFabr1.1, whole genome shotgun sequence genomic window:
- the LOC124183004 gene encoding protein prickle-like isoform X1: MSSLAHRRDTMVTGSKRWWRGGCWATRSHQEAYLRKLYSRKNVGVKNCQENAGMPWSPAVYDLPTTDEHYLDAFLRNRNEGNVDCPALSTPRASPTEKCLEFLDGARDCGRGNAAASRVFGDLSKTIDTLEVTEHNLDSLLHARIHPEGYNNAEKVCRSCRCPREEHQRGSSSETGGSSGLGLGLGPGSPMAMAMAFQGPGSAAGAPGVPPEPFKSPVQAPPPLQDALMHHQRHSQSDDDSGCALEEYTWVPPGLRPDQVHLYFSALPEDKIPYVGSIGERERVRQLLQQLPPHDNEARYCSGLSEEEKRELRVFAAQRKREALGRGHVSQLERPHGTGCRECSRPIAAAEMAVGASRAGPTALWHPACFVCCICRQLLVDLIYFWRDGRLYCGRHHAETLKPRCCACDEIILADECTEAEGRAWHMRHFACLECDRQLGGQRYVMREGRPYCLHCFDASFAEYCDSCGEPIGVDQGQMSHEGQHWHATESCFCCATCRTSLLGRPFLPRRGAIYCSIACSKGEPPTTPSDSSAGPPLPPTFPRLVRRQPPPASEGSSSPPPPPASRHTLGSPRNSPRMPRKHQQASTASVATMPTQAIPSPVDFSGDSLGSGGSRPGGLDRVLLERNLERLLQERGSLPEETPTELGRLMQARDREPLRYAQGTVPAHASSMPELPPPPPHVNATLSPTDPPTPTSRRVRFQGDESSATPNAPLPPTPPPPNVPRSRSLQPEEAASTSSWGGIGSRVRTEEEESCCSTCSSSSSSDEASAYALPPRRAYGGVRISYVPNDAVACARRRQPPTSQTHKDAEKCVVS; encoded by the exons ATGTCGAGTCTGGCACATCGCCGAGACACCATGGTCACCGGGTCGAAACGGTGGTGGCGGGGCGGCTGCTGGGCGACCCGGAGCCACCAGGAAGCCTACCTGCGGAAATTGTACTCCAGGAAGAACGTCGGTGTCAAGAATTGCCAAGAAAATGCCGGAATGCCGTGGTCACCGGCCGTCTACGATCTGCCGACGACCGACGAGCACTACCTCGATGCCTTTCTGAGGAACAGGAATGAGGGAAACGTCGATTGTCCCGCGCTTTCGACGCCCCGAGCCAGCCCAACCGAAAAGTGTCTGGAATTCCTTGACGGGGCCCGGGATTGCGGCCGCGGTAACGCCGCGGCGAGTCGCGTATTCGGCGACCTTTCGAAGACCATCGACACCCTCGAGGTCACCGAGCATAACTTGGACAGCCTTCTTCACGCGAGGATTCACCCCGAGGGTTACAACAACGCCGA AAAAGTGTGCCGCAGCTGCAGGTGTCCTCGAGAAGAGCACCAGCGGGGTTCCTCGAGTGAGACGGGGGGTTCGTCGGGATTGGGACTGGGACTGGGCCCCGGCTCCCCGATGGCGATGGCGATGGCCTTTCAGGGCCCCGGATCAGCCGCAGGTGCCCCCGGCGTCCCTCCCGAGCCGTTCAAGAGCCCGGTTCAGGCGCCACCGCCACTACAGGACGCCCTTATGCATCATCAGAGGCACTCGCAGAGCGACGACGACAGCGGTTGTGCCCTGGAGGAGTACACGTGGGTCCCACCGGGTCTGCGTCCCGACCAG GTCCATCTCTACTTCAGCGCGTTACCAGAGGACAAAATACCGTACGTGGGAAGCATCGGTGAACGGGAACGCGTTAGGCAGCTTCTTCAACAGCTGCCACCCCACGACAACGAGGCTCGTTACTGCAGCGGCCTCTCCGAGGAGGAGAAAAGGGAACTGAGGGTGTTCGCGGCCCAGCGAAAACGCGAAGCCCTCGGCCGCGGTCACGTCAGCCAGCTCGAGAGGCCGCATGGGACCGGATGTCGCGAGTGCAGCAGGCCCATCGCCGCGGCAGAAATGGCCGTTGGGGCCTCGCGCGCAGGGCCCACTGCCCTCTGGCATCCCGCCTGCTTCGTCTGCTGCATATGCAGACAGCTCCTCGTTGACCTTATCTACTTCTGGAGGGACGGACGGCTCTACTGCGGACGCCACCACGCCGAGACCCTTAAGCCCAGGTGCTGTGCCTGCGACGAAATCATTCTCGCCGACGAGTGCACCGAGGCCGAGGGCAGGGCTTGGCACATGCGGCATTTCGCTTGTCTAGAGTGCGACAGACAG CTGGGAGGTCAAAGGTACGTCATGAGGGAGGGCAGGCCCTACTGTCTCCACTGTTTCGACGCCTCTTTCGCCGAGTACTGTGACAGTTGCGGAGAACCGATCGGCGTCGACCAAGGTCAAATGTCCCACGAAGGTCAGCACTGGCACGCGACGGAGTCCTGCTTCTGTTGCGCCACATGTCGCACATCACTTTTGGGCAGACCCTTCCTACCCAGGCGGGGTGCCATCTACTGCAGCATTGCTTGCAGCAAAGGTGAACCACCGACAACCCCGAGCGACTCTTCTGCAGGACCTCCGCTTCCACCAACCTTTCCAAG GTTGGTGAGGCGGCAGCCTCCACCTGCAAGTGAAGGGTCCTCCAGTCCTCCACCGCCTCCTGCCTCGAGACACACCCTCGGTTCACCCAGGAATTCACCCCGCATGCCAAGGAAGCACCAGCAGGCCTCCACCGCGTCCGTCGCGACGATGCCAACGCAGGCAATTCCGTCGCCGGTTGATTTTTCCGGCGACAGTCTCGGCTCGGGTGGATCGAGGCCTGGCGGTTTGGACAGGGTGCTTCTGGAGAGGAATCTCGAGAGGCTTTTACAGGAGAGAGGCTCGCTACCGGAAGAGACGCCGACGGAACTGGGAAG ACTGATGCAAGCCAGGGACAGAGAGCCTCTGCGCTACGCCCAGGGAACCGTTCCGGCTCACGCCTCCAGCATGCCGGAACTTCCGCCGCCGCCTCCGCACGTCAACGCGACCCTCAGTCCCACCGATCCACCGACTCCAACATCGAGAAGGGTCCGATTCCAGGGGGATGAATCCTCCGCGACGCCAAATGCCCCTCTGCCACCGACACCTCCGCCCCCAAATGTCCCTCGGTCGAGGAGTCTGCAGCCCGAAGAAGCGGCCAGTACTTCTTCATGGG gcGGTATCGGTTCGAGGGTGAGAACGGAAGAGGAGGAGAGCTGCTGTTCGACTTGCAGCTCATCGAGTAGCTCGGACGAGGCATCGGCGTATGCTTTGCCACCCCGTCGAGCCTACGGTGGAGTGAGAATATCGTACGTGCCAAACGACGCCGTCGCCTGCGCCCGACGTCGGCAACCCCCGACGTCTCAGACGCATAAGGACGCCGAAAAGTGCGTCGTGTCCTGA
- the LOC124183004 gene encoding protein prickle-like isoform X5, translated as MAMAMAFQGPGSAAGAPGVPPEPFKSPVQAPPPLQDALMHHQRHSQSDDDSGCALEEYTWVPPGLRPDQVHLYFSALPEDKIPYVGSIGERERVRQLLQQLPPHDNEARYCSGLSEEEKRELRVFAAQRKREALGRGHVSQLERPHGTGCRECSRPIAAAEMAVGASRAGPTALWHPACFVCCICRQLLVDLIYFWRDGRLYCGRHHAETLKPRCCACDEIILADECTEAEGRAWHMRHFACLECDRQLGGQRYVMREGRPYCLHCFDASFAEYCDSCGEPIGVDQGQMSHEGQHWHATESCFCCATCRTSLLGRPFLPRRGAIYCSIACSKGEPPTTPSDSSAGPPLPPTFPRLVRRQPPPASEGSSSPPPPPASRHTLGSPRNSPRMPRKHQQASTASVATMPTQAIPSPVDFSGDSLGSGGSRPGGLDRVLLERNLERLLQERGSLPEETPTELGRLMQARDREPLRYAQGTVPAHASSMPELPPPPPHVNATLSPTDPPTPTSRRVRFQGDESSATPNAPLPPTPPPPNVPRSRSLQPEEAASTSSWGGIGSRVRTEEEESCCSTCSSSSSSDEASAYALPPRRAYGGVRISYVPNDAVACARRRQPPTSQTHKDAEKCVVS; from the exons ATGGCGATGGCGATGGCCTTTCAGGGCCCCGGATCAGCCGCAGGTGCCCCCGGCGTCCCTCCCGAGCCGTTCAAGAGCCCGGTTCAGGCGCCACCGCCACTACAGGACGCCCTTATGCATCATCAGAGGCACTCGCAGAGCGACGACGACAGCGGTTGTGCCCTGGAGGAGTACACGTGGGTCCCACCGGGTCTGCGTCCCGACCAG GTCCATCTCTACTTCAGCGCGTTACCAGAGGACAAAATACCGTACGTGGGAAGCATCGGTGAACGGGAACGCGTTAGGCAGCTTCTTCAACAGCTGCCACCCCACGACAACGAGGCTCGTTACTGCAGCGGCCTCTCCGAGGAGGAGAAAAGGGAACTGAGGGTGTTCGCGGCCCAGCGAAAACGCGAAGCCCTCGGCCGCGGTCACGTCAGCCAGCTCGAGAGGCCGCATGGGACCGGATGTCGCGAGTGCAGCAGGCCCATCGCCGCGGCAGAAATGGCCGTTGGGGCCTCGCGCGCAGGGCCCACTGCCCTCTGGCATCCCGCCTGCTTCGTCTGCTGCATATGCAGACAGCTCCTCGTTGACCTTATCTACTTCTGGAGGGACGGACGGCTCTACTGCGGACGCCACCACGCCGAGACCCTTAAGCCCAGGTGCTGTGCCTGCGACGAAATCATTCTCGCCGACGAGTGCACCGAGGCCGAGGGCAGGGCTTGGCACATGCGGCATTTCGCTTGTCTAGAGTGCGACAGACAG CTGGGAGGTCAAAGGTACGTCATGAGGGAGGGCAGGCCCTACTGTCTCCACTGTTTCGACGCCTCTTTCGCCGAGTACTGTGACAGTTGCGGAGAACCGATCGGCGTCGACCAAGGTCAAATGTCCCACGAAGGTCAGCACTGGCACGCGACGGAGTCCTGCTTCTGTTGCGCCACATGTCGCACATCACTTTTGGGCAGACCCTTCCTACCCAGGCGGGGTGCCATCTACTGCAGCATTGCTTGCAGCAAAGGTGAACCACCGACAACCCCGAGCGACTCTTCTGCAGGACCTCCGCTTCCACCAACCTTTCCAAG GTTGGTGAGGCGGCAGCCTCCACCTGCAAGTGAAGGGTCCTCCAGTCCTCCACCGCCTCCTGCCTCGAGACACACCCTCGGTTCACCCAGGAATTCACCCCGCATGCCAAGGAAGCACCAGCAGGCCTCCACCGCGTCCGTCGCGACGATGCCAACGCAGGCAATTCCGTCGCCGGTTGATTTTTCCGGCGACAGTCTCGGCTCGGGTGGATCGAGGCCTGGCGGTTTGGACAGGGTGCTTCTGGAGAGGAATCTCGAGAGGCTTTTACAGGAGAGAGGCTCGCTACCGGAAGAGACGCCGACGGAACTGGGAAG ACTGATGCAAGCCAGGGACAGAGAGCCTCTGCGCTACGCCCAGGGAACCGTTCCGGCTCACGCCTCCAGCATGCCGGAACTTCCGCCGCCGCCTCCGCACGTCAACGCGACCCTCAGTCCCACCGATCCACCGACTCCAACATCGAGAAGGGTCCGATTCCAGGGGGATGAATCCTCCGCGACGCCAAATGCCCCTCTGCCACCGACACCTCCGCCCCCAAATGTCCCTCGGTCGAGGAGTCTGCAGCCCGAAGAAGCGGCCAGTACTTCTTCATGGG gcGGTATCGGTTCGAGGGTGAGAACGGAAGAGGAGGAGAGCTGCTGTTCGACTTGCAGCTCATCGAGTAGCTCGGACGAGGCATCGGCGTATGCTTTGCCACCCCGTCGAGCCTACGGTGGAGTGAGAATATCGTACGTGCCAAACGACGCCGTCGCCTGCGCCCGACGTCGGCAACCCCCGACGTCTCAGACGCATAAGGACGCCGAAAAGTGCGTCGTGTCCTGA
- the LOC124183004 gene encoding protein prickle-like isoform X2, whose protein sequence is MQDTGIKRSRSSGWIGNLRSRSPNLTFCRLSRAWSSLDHVHRKVCRSCRCPREEHQRGSSSETGGSSGLGLGLGPGSPMAMAMAFQGPGSAAGAPGVPPEPFKSPVQAPPPLQDALMHHQRHSQSDDDSGCALEEYTWVPPGLRPDQVHLYFSALPEDKIPYVGSIGERERVRQLLQQLPPHDNEARYCSGLSEEEKRELRVFAAQRKREALGRGHVSQLERPHGTGCRECSRPIAAAEMAVGASRAGPTALWHPACFVCCICRQLLVDLIYFWRDGRLYCGRHHAETLKPRCCACDEIILADECTEAEGRAWHMRHFACLECDRQLGGQRYVMREGRPYCLHCFDASFAEYCDSCGEPIGVDQGQMSHEGQHWHATESCFCCATCRTSLLGRPFLPRRGAIYCSIACSKGEPPTTPSDSSAGPPLPPTFPRLVRRQPPPASEGSSSPPPPPASRHTLGSPRNSPRMPRKHQQASTASVATMPTQAIPSPVDFSGDSLGSGGSRPGGLDRVLLERNLERLLQERGSLPEETPTELGRLMQARDREPLRYAQGTVPAHASSMPELPPPPPHVNATLSPTDPPTPTSRRVRFQGDESSATPNAPLPPTPPPPNVPRSRSLQPEEAASTSSWGGIGSRVRTEEEESCCSTCSSSSSSDEASAYALPPRRAYGGVRISYVPNDAVACARRRQPPTSQTHKDAEKCVVS, encoded by the exons AAAAGTGTGCCGCAGCTGCAGGTGTCCTCGAGAAGAGCACCAGCGGGGTTCCTCGAGTGAGACGGGGGGTTCGTCGGGATTGGGACTGGGACTGGGCCCCGGCTCCCCGATGGCGATGGCGATGGCCTTTCAGGGCCCCGGATCAGCCGCAGGTGCCCCCGGCGTCCCTCCCGAGCCGTTCAAGAGCCCGGTTCAGGCGCCACCGCCACTACAGGACGCCCTTATGCATCATCAGAGGCACTCGCAGAGCGACGACGACAGCGGTTGTGCCCTGGAGGAGTACACGTGGGTCCCACCGGGTCTGCGTCCCGACCAG GTCCATCTCTACTTCAGCGCGTTACCAGAGGACAAAATACCGTACGTGGGAAGCATCGGTGAACGGGAACGCGTTAGGCAGCTTCTTCAACAGCTGCCACCCCACGACAACGAGGCTCGTTACTGCAGCGGCCTCTCCGAGGAGGAGAAAAGGGAACTGAGGGTGTTCGCGGCCCAGCGAAAACGCGAAGCCCTCGGCCGCGGTCACGTCAGCCAGCTCGAGAGGCCGCATGGGACCGGATGTCGCGAGTGCAGCAGGCCCATCGCCGCGGCAGAAATGGCCGTTGGGGCCTCGCGCGCAGGGCCCACTGCCCTCTGGCATCCCGCCTGCTTCGTCTGCTGCATATGCAGACAGCTCCTCGTTGACCTTATCTACTTCTGGAGGGACGGACGGCTCTACTGCGGACGCCACCACGCCGAGACCCTTAAGCCCAGGTGCTGTGCCTGCGACGAAATCATTCTCGCCGACGAGTGCACCGAGGCCGAGGGCAGGGCTTGGCACATGCGGCATTTCGCTTGTCTAGAGTGCGACAGACAG CTGGGAGGTCAAAGGTACGTCATGAGGGAGGGCAGGCCCTACTGTCTCCACTGTTTCGACGCCTCTTTCGCCGAGTACTGTGACAGTTGCGGAGAACCGATCGGCGTCGACCAAGGTCAAATGTCCCACGAAGGTCAGCACTGGCACGCGACGGAGTCCTGCTTCTGTTGCGCCACATGTCGCACATCACTTTTGGGCAGACCCTTCCTACCCAGGCGGGGTGCCATCTACTGCAGCATTGCTTGCAGCAAAGGTGAACCACCGACAACCCCGAGCGACTCTTCTGCAGGACCTCCGCTTCCACCAACCTTTCCAAG GTTGGTGAGGCGGCAGCCTCCACCTGCAAGTGAAGGGTCCTCCAGTCCTCCACCGCCTCCTGCCTCGAGACACACCCTCGGTTCACCCAGGAATTCACCCCGCATGCCAAGGAAGCACCAGCAGGCCTCCACCGCGTCCGTCGCGACGATGCCAACGCAGGCAATTCCGTCGCCGGTTGATTTTTCCGGCGACAGTCTCGGCTCGGGTGGATCGAGGCCTGGCGGTTTGGACAGGGTGCTTCTGGAGAGGAATCTCGAGAGGCTTTTACAGGAGAGAGGCTCGCTACCGGAAGAGACGCCGACGGAACTGGGAAG ACTGATGCAAGCCAGGGACAGAGAGCCTCTGCGCTACGCCCAGGGAACCGTTCCGGCTCACGCCTCCAGCATGCCGGAACTTCCGCCGCCGCCTCCGCACGTCAACGCGACCCTCAGTCCCACCGATCCACCGACTCCAACATCGAGAAGGGTCCGATTCCAGGGGGATGAATCCTCCGCGACGCCAAATGCCCCTCTGCCACCGACACCTCCGCCCCCAAATGTCCCTCGGTCGAGGAGTCTGCAGCCCGAAGAAGCGGCCAGTACTTCTTCATGGG gcGGTATCGGTTCGAGGGTGAGAACGGAAGAGGAGGAGAGCTGCTGTTCGACTTGCAGCTCATCGAGTAGCTCGGACGAGGCATCGGCGTATGCTTTGCCACCCCGTCGAGCCTACGGTGGAGTGAGAATATCGTACGTGCCAAACGACGCCGTCGCCTGCGCCCGACGTCGGCAACCCCCGACGTCTCAGACGCATAAGGACGCCGAAAAGTGCGTCGTGTCCTGA
- the LOC124183004 gene encoding protein prickle-like isoform X4, producing MAWRRQDEEFFEKVCRSCRCPREEHQRGSSSETGGSSGLGLGLGPGSPMAMAMAFQGPGSAAGAPGVPPEPFKSPVQAPPPLQDALMHHQRHSQSDDDSGCALEEYTWVPPGLRPDQVHLYFSALPEDKIPYVGSIGERERVRQLLQQLPPHDNEARYCSGLSEEEKRELRVFAAQRKREALGRGHVSQLERPHGTGCRECSRPIAAAEMAVGASRAGPTALWHPACFVCCICRQLLVDLIYFWRDGRLYCGRHHAETLKPRCCACDEIILADECTEAEGRAWHMRHFACLECDRQLGGQRYVMREGRPYCLHCFDASFAEYCDSCGEPIGVDQGQMSHEGQHWHATESCFCCATCRTSLLGRPFLPRRGAIYCSIACSKGEPPTTPSDSSAGPPLPPTFPRLVRRQPPPASEGSSSPPPPPASRHTLGSPRNSPRMPRKHQQASTASVATMPTQAIPSPVDFSGDSLGSGGSRPGGLDRVLLERNLERLLQERGSLPEETPTELGRLMQARDREPLRYAQGTVPAHASSMPELPPPPPHVNATLSPTDPPTPTSRRVRFQGDESSATPNAPLPPTPPPPNVPRSRSLQPEEAASTSSWGGIGSRVRTEEEESCCSTCSSSSSSDEASAYALPPRRAYGGVRISYVPNDAVACARRRQPPTSQTHKDAEKCVVS from the exons AAAAGTGTGCCGCAGCTGCAGGTGTCCTCGAGAAGAGCACCAGCGGGGTTCCTCGAGTGAGACGGGGGGTTCGTCGGGATTGGGACTGGGACTGGGCCCCGGCTCCCCGATGGCGATGGCGATGGCCTTTCAGGGCCCCGGATCAGCCGCAGGTGCCCCCGGCGTCCCTCCCGAGCCGTTCAAGAGCCCGGTTCAGGCGCCACCGCCACTACAGGACGCCCTTATGCATCATCAGAGGCACTCGCAGAGCGACGACGACAGCGGTTGTGCCCTGGAGGAGTACACGTGGGTCCCACCGGGTCTGCGTCCCGACCAG GTCCATCTCTACTTCAGCGCGTTACCAGAGGACAAAATACCGTACGTGGGAAGCATCGGTGAACGGGAACGCGTTAGGCAGCTTCTTCAACAGCTGCCACCCCACGACAACGAGGCTCGTTACTGCAGCGGCCTCTCCGAGGAGGAGAAAAGGGAACTGAGGGTGTTCGCGGCCCAGCGAAAACGCGAAGCCCTCGGCCGCGGTCACGTCAGCCAGCTCGAGAGGCCGCATGGGACCGGATGTCGCGAGTGCAGCAGGCCCATCGCCGCGGCAGAAATGGCCGTTGGGGCCTCGCGCGCAGGGCCCACTGCCCTCTGGCATCCCGCCTGCTTCGTCTGCTGCATATGCAGACAGCTCCTCGTTGACCTTATCTACTTCTGGAGGGACGGACGGCTCTACTGCGGACGCCACCACGCCGAGACCCTTAAGCCCAGGTGCTGTGCCTGCGACGAAATCATTCTCGCCGACGAGTGCACCGAGGCCGAGGGCAGGGCTTGGCACATGCGGCATTTCGCTTGTCTAGAGTGCGACAGACAG CTGGGAGGTCAAAGGTACGTCATGAGGGAGGGCAGGCCCTACTGTCTCCACTGTTTCGACGCCTCTTTCGCCGAGTACTGTGACAGTTGCGGAGAACCGATCGGCGTCGACCAAGGTCAAATGTCCCACGAAGGTCAGCACTGGCACGCGACGGAGTCCTGCTTCTGTTGCGCCACATGTCGCACATCACTTTTGGGCAGACCCTTCCTACCCAGGCGGGGTGCCATCTACTGCAGCATTGCTTGCAGCAAAGGTGAACCACCGACAACCCCGAGCGACTCTTCTGCAGGACCTCCGCTTCCACCAACCTTTCCAAG GTTGGTGAGGCGGCAGCCTCCACCTGCAAGTGAAGGGTCCTCCAGTCCTCCACCGCCTCCTGCCTCGAGACACACCCTCGGTTCACCCAGGAATTCACCCCGCATGCCAAGGAAGCACCAGCAGGCCTCCACCGCGTCCGTCGCGACGATGCCAACGCAGGCAATTCCGTCGCCGGTTGATTTTTCCGGCGACAGTCTCGGCTCGGGTGGATCGAGGCCTGGCGGTTTGGACAGGGTGCTTCTGGAGAGGAATCTCGAGAGGCTTTTACAGGAGAGAGGCTCGCTACCGGAAGAGACGCCGACGGAACTGGGAAG ACTGATGCAAGCCAGGGACAGAGAGCCTCTGCGCTACGCCCAGGGAACCGTTCCGGCTCACGCCTCCAGCATGCCGGAACTTCCGCCGCCGCCTCCGCACGTCAACGCGACCCTCAGTCCCACCGATCCACCGACTCCAACATCGAGAAGGGTCCGATTCCAGGGGGATGAATCCTCCGCGACGCCAAATGCCCCTCTGCCACCGACACCTCCGCCCCCAAATGTCCCTCGGTCGAGGAGTCTGCAGCCCGAAGAAGCGGCCAGTACTTCTTCATGGG gcGGTATCGGTTCGAGGGTGAGAACGGAAGAGGAGGAGAGCTGCTGTTCGACTTGCAGCTCATCGAGTAGCTCGGACGAGGCATCGGCGTATGCTTTGCCACCCCGTCGAGCCTACGGTGGAGTGAGAATATCGTACGTGCCAAACGACGCCGTCGCCTGCGCCCGACGTCGGCAACCCCCGACGTCTCAGACGCATAAGGACGCCGAAAAGTGCGTCGTGTCCTGA
- the LOC124183004 gene encoding protein prickle-like isoform X3, with amino-acid sequence MLSPAAVQGASSNVNFQGAPCIHCRELCPAGYVPHFWRKVCRSCRCPREEHQRGSSSETGGSSGLGLGLGPGSPMAMAMAFQGPGSAAGAPGVPPEPFKSPVQAPPPLQDALMHHQRHSQSDDDSGCALEEYTWVPPGLRPDQVHLYFSALPEDKIPYVGSIGERERVRQLLQQLPPHDNEARYCSGLSEEEKRELRVFAAQRKREALGRGHVSQLERPHGTGCRECSRPIAAAEMAVGASRAGPTALWHPACFVCCICRQLLVDLIYFWRDGRLYCGRHHAETLKPRCCACDEIILADECTEAEGRAWHMRHFACLECDRQLGGQRYVMREGRPYCLHCFDASFAEYCDSCGEPIGVDQGQMSHEGQHWHATESCFCCATCRTSLLGRPFLPRRGAIYCSIACSKGEPPTTPSDSSAGPPLPPTFPRLVRRQPPPASEGSSSPPPPPASRHTLGSPRNSPRMPRKHQQASTASVATMPTQAIPSPVDFSGDSLGSGGSRPGGLDRVLLERNLERLLQERGSLPEETPTELGRLMQARDREPLRYAQGTVPAHASSMPELPPPPPHVNATLSPTDPPTPTSRRVRFQGDESSATPNAPLPPTPPPPNVPRSRSLQPEEAASTSSWGGIGSRVRTEEEESCCSTCSSSSSSDEASAYALPPRRAYGGVRISYVPNDAVACARRRQPPTSQTHKDAEKCVVS; translated from the exons AAAAGTGTGCCGCAGCTGCAGGTGTCCTCGAGAAGAGCACCAGCGGGGTTCCTCGAGTGAGACGGGGGGTTCGTCGGGATTGGGACTGGGACTGGGCCCCGGCTCCCCGATGGCGATGGCGATGGCCTTTCAGGGCCCCGGATCAGCCGCAGGTGCCCCCGGCGTCCCTCCCGAGCCGTTCAAGAGCCCGGTTCAGGCGCCACCGCCACTACAGGACGCCCTTATGCATCATCAGAGGCACTCGCAGAGCGACGACGACAGCGGTTGTGCCCTGGAGGAGTACACGTGGGTCCCACCGGGTCTGCGTCCCGACCAG GTCCATCTCTACTTCAGCGCGTTACCAGAGGACAAAATACCGTACGTGGGAAGCATCGGTGAACGGGAACGCGTTAGGCAGCTTCTTCAACAGCTGCCACCCCACGACAACGAGGCTCGTTACTGCAGCGGCCTCTCCGAGGAGGAGAAAAGGGAACTGAGGGTGTTCGCGGCCCAGCGAAAACGCGAAGCCCTCGGCCGCGGTCACGTCAGCCAGCTCGAGAGGCCGCATGGGACCGGATGTCGCGAGTGCAGCAGGCCCATCGCCGCGGCAGAAATGGCCGTTGGGGCCTCGCGCGCAGGGCCCACTGCCCTCTGGCATCCCGCCTGCTTCGTCTGCTGCATATGCAGACAGCTCCTCGTTGACCTTATCTACTTCTGGAGGGACGGACGGCTCTACTGCGGACGCCACCACGCCGAGACCCTTAAGCCCAGGTGCTGTGCCTGCGACGAAATCATTCTCGCCGACGAGTGCACCGAGGCCGAGGGCAGGGCTTGGCACATGCGGCATTTCGCTTGTCTAGAGTGCGACAGACAG CTGGGAGGTCAAAGGTACGTCATGAGGGAGGGCAGGCCCTACTGTCTCCACTGTTTCGACGCCTCTTTCGCCGAGTACTGTGACAGTTGCGGAGAACCGATCGGCGTCGACCAAGGTCAAATGTCCCACGAAGGTCAGCACTGGCACGCGACGGAGTCCTGCTTCTGTTGCGCCACATGTCGCACATCACTTTTGGGCAGACCCTTCCTACCCAGGCGGGGTGCCATCTACTGCAGCATTGCTTGCAGCAAAGGTGAACCACCGACAACCCCGAGCGACTCTTCTGCAGGACCTCCGCTTCCACCAACCTTTCCAAG GTTGGTGAGGCGGCAGCCTCCACCTGCAAGTGAAGGGTCCTCCAGTCCTCCACCGCCTCCTGCCTCGAGACACACCCTCGGTTCACCCAGGAATTCACCCCGCATGCCAAGGAAGCACCAGCAGGCCTCCACCGCGTCCGTCGCGACGATGCCAACGCAGGCAATTCCGTCGCCGGTTGATTTTTCCGGCGACAGTCTCGGCTCGGGTGGATCGAGGCCTGGCGGTTTGGACAGGGTGCTTCTGGAGAGGAATCTCGAGAGGCTTTTACAGGAGAGAGGCTCGCTACCGGAAGAGACGCCGACGGAACTGGGAAG ACTGATGCAAGCCAGGGACAGAGAGCCTCTGCGCTACGCCCAGGGAACCGTTCCGGCTCACGCCTCCAGCATGCCGGAACTTCCGCCGCCGCCTCCGCACGTCAACGCGACCCTCAGTCCCACCGATCCACCGACTCCAACATCGAGAAGGGTCCGATTCCAGGGGGATGAATCCTCCGCGACGCCAAATGCCCCTCTGCCACCGACACCTCCGCCCCCAAATGTCCCTCGGTCGAGGAGTCTGCAGCCCGAAGAAGCGGCCAGTACTTCTTCATGGG gcGGTATCGGTTCGAGGGTGAGAACGGAAGAGGAGGAGAGCTGCTGTTCGACTTGCAGCTCATCGAGTAGCTCGGACGAGGCATCGGCGTATGCTTTGCCACCCCGTCGAGCCTACGGTGGAGTGAGAATATCGTACGTGCCAAACGACGCCGTCGCCTGCGCCCGACGTCGGCAACCCCCGACGTCTCAGACGCATAAGGACGCCGAAAAGTGCGTCGTGTCCTGA